Part of the Procambarus clarkii isolate CNS0578487 unplaced genomic scaffold, FALCON_Pclarkii_2.0 HiC_scaffold_103, whole genome shotgun sequence genome, tggcttgttgaaggtccccccctctccattTGCCTTCATGACCTTTTCCAGGTATGTtctgaaattcagcacagttttggcagttatggctttggcgggtaggtagttccattgatcaataaccctgtgggtgaaaaaacctgattcaaagttatattagcctaattggcaattatattagcgtgACTGTCAagttatatcaaagagatatttatttatgttgtggtgctcgtgggttctattacatctatcaatgaaaagtttcagatcaggattagcatttaggaacaaggtttttttTTGTACATGTGAACATGTTATGAACACTCCCGAaaaaatgtatcttcttgtatataaatgaataaataaattcgtttgaTAAATTTTAATGCTTGTAGGTGAGaacacagacagtatggttttcgatctggaagatcctgtgtatcgaatttactcagtttctatgatcgagcaacagagatattacaggaaagagatggttgggttgactgcatctatctggacctaaaaaaggctttcgacagagttccacataagaggttgttttggaaactggaaaatattggaggagtgacaggtacgcttctaacatggatgaaaaattttctgactgatagaaaaatgagggctgtgatcagaggcaatgtatcggactggagaaatgtcacaagtggagtaccacagggttcagttcttgcaccagtgatgtttattgtctacataaatgatctaccaattggtatacagaattataagaaaagcagtctccgtggtgtagtggtaagacactcgcctggcgttccgcgagcgctatgtcatgggttcgtatcctggccggggaggatttactgggcgcaattccttaactgtagcctctgtttaacgcaacagtaaaatgtgtacttggatgaaaaaacgattcttcgcggcaggggatcgtattccagggaccataggattaaggacttgcccgaaacgctacgcgtactagaggctgtacaagaatgtaacaactcttgtatatatctcaaaaaaaaaaaaaaaaaaaaatatgaacatgtttgctgatgatgctaagataataggaaggataagaaacttagatgattgtcatgcccttcaagaagacctggacaaaataagtacatggagcgccacttggcaaatggaatttaatgttaataaatgccatgttatggaatgtggaataggagaacatagaccccacacaacctatatattatgtgagaaatctttaaagaagtctgataaagaaagagatctaggggtggttctagatagaaaactatcacctgaggaccacataaagaatattgtgcgaggagcctatgccacgctttctaacttcagaattgcttttaaatacatggatggggatatactaaagaaattgttcacgacttttgttaggccaaagctagaatatgcagcagttgtgtggtgcccatatcttaagaagcacatcaacaaactggaaaaggtgcaaagacatgctactaagtggctcccagaaatgaagggcaagagctacgaggagaggttagaggcattaaatatgccaaaactagaagacagaagaaaaagaggtgatatgatcactacatacaaaatagtaacaggaattgataaaatcgatagggaagatttcttgagacctggaacgttaagaacaagaggtcatagatataaactagcgaaacacagatgccgaagaaatataagaaaattcactttcgcaaacaagagtggtagacggttggaacaagttaggggagaaggtggtggaggccaagaccgtcagtagtttcaaagcattatattacaaagagtgctgggaaaatgggacaccacgagcgtagctctcatcctgtaactacacttaggtaattacacttgtgaacgccagctagcgcacaagtacatgagcgcacaaaatacttttacacaaaagacatgtactgacaggcgtgtggcttctgacttcgtttttattgaataattaatttatttatttatttatttttatatatatatacaagaaggtacactagGATTGtgcggatacatagcatagtaattacattcttgtaaagccactagtacgcgcagcttttcggacaggttgttgttgttgttgtttaagattcactactcagaataataagttccagtagcacgggctatggtgagcccgtaaaatgggcaggtccttattctaagaaaattttaagtaggtaaaaactagcaaaatttataaaaatgataacaggtatatagcaagaaaaaaaataaagatgagagaaatttgtaggtatattaaagcacataggtagctcagattgattgcattaTTATTACAAATTAGGCGCTTAACTATAATACTTATTATTATGTACacgtataattattatataataaatgtaaaaggagtttatccaaaaattGACAAAAGTCTTGTGTTTTGTAACcaattatgtgcctttgtaattAATCCTTTAccccactgcccacgggatgggtatggggtgcataataaagaaagaaataataattttgtgcgttgtatcatgTTTGTGGCCATTtgcgtgtgttgtgtttacgttgGCGGTCCTTACCAAGCCCTGATTATGTCCATCACATCACTAAACtttatttaataactatatgcctgttaattaaaagattttaattattaatagcaTTTTATTGTCGatttaatattgaacacgtacacataagcgAAACGTCCAAAACTGGTTTTCTGAAATGGTAaagatattagtgtgcgatggtgTCAATATAAGGAGTATCTTGTATCCCTGTGGGGAGaactgtttccttcaaaaagtataatcgtgtgggattatgtttaaagaaacaattccaaagTACATTCTTTGAAAAACATGAGGATAAATACAAGCATTAGTTGTAAATGACCAGTTATAAAAagaaataagaagtaggaaaatgCTAGCATGTTAGCTAGCATGAAAAtgttagcacaagagaatgtgtagagtgtatatttagcatgtttagggctttaaacagagaggctgtgtgttgttgGAAGACAGTTTTATAGTTCGTAATGCTTCAGCGAATTTAGGGATCATTGTGGGTTATGCACCCCCATGTTGTctaatttatatgcatatgtctgtgtagggaattttattgcgatcataGTGATACAAAAAAGAACGATGTTGAACAAGTTTGGACTTGATAAACCTGAAAAGAGTATGTTCGGGCTGTCTGGCGTGCAGGGCTAACAATCGacttagttttttatttggtgccggcaTCACGTTAGCTTTGGTGACATGTTACACATATGTTCCTCTAGAACATTTCAttgagaacacattgataccaaaataaaaCACGTACATTGAAAATTACAGTCAAAACATGAAAAAGAGTATAAACTTTTCAGTAAGGGTGTAGTTGATGTGCAGTTAGGCATACGGTAGCGGGTAACCCTTGGGCAACTTCCCATGGTCTTGCGGGTTGGGCGCACCCATGTTTTGTACTTTATTTTCATATGTCTGTGTATGGAATTTTATTACGATCACAGTGATACCTAAATTAACGACGTAGAATTATTGTGGGGTTGACAAACCTGAAAAGAGCAAAAACATTtcattgctgtttggcgctcacgGCTAACAATcgccatagttttttatttggtgcgggtCTCACGTCGGCTTTGGTAaaattttatatgtatatattcctctagagcattctcttGTGAACAAGTTGATACCAAATTTTAATACATACATGGAAAATTAAGGTGAGCAGACcgtaaagagtatacactttttagTGTCGCCACGCGGTCACCCAAAATGCTCGGCGCACAAGGGGAAAGTTAAAGAACCGTCTGCCGGGAGCGCGATAGTGTTATTAACTTCTcagatgtggggtgggagaccaggcccCCCAGTCAGAGTGTGATGGAAAACTGGGTTCTGTAACCCCCGCTACAATGGTCCCAGACCAAGCAGCTCCTGACtctccctgcttgatggggttctgggagtagttctgctccccaagcccggcccgaggccaggcttgacttgtgagtgcttGATCCACCACGTCCCGACTACCCCTCTctgctctccctcccacctctgtggcagggttggGCCCAAATcccccagtgatgaccacctcatcacatcgagtggctccatctctcattgtaacaactgcaCCTTTTACCCCCTTCCTTCCTACTGGGGGTGCTTGGCGCTGTTCCCTCCGCACTCACATTCACACGATTCCTTGCGGTTCTAGTACGTTCCATCTTTGTTTGGTTCTTCTACATGGAGTAAGTATTTTCTTGTTGATTCAAGATCTAGATTCTAGAGTCATGTTGATTCTgctcgtcctgatgatttattcatccataaacaccaaGTGGATTTGGTGAATACCTTTGTCACTATTAACCCCACCGGTACTGGTACACATGTCAttgcagctccttctcgggaagcagctgtcCGCTTAGCCTCGATGTTCTGCATTGGAGAGACGTCTGTTCAGATCTCAAAAAAAGGCTTGGTTAAATGCCAGGATTGGCACAGTTATTCTCTCCCACCATGTAGCGACTGGAGATAGGGAGCTGAAAGACTGCCACAAGGATATTGaacatatccttgaggcccaaggccattctatcctccagattCATATGTTACTCGACCCCTCCCTCGTGGTTGTCATGGCCAGTCTCTTTGCGTAATGAAGATCACTTATGATAGTAGGTCCCTTCTGTCTTtcataattcttgctggtgccagatgctccgttcaggagtacatctgcTCTCCTCGcctctgcaataagtgctggaaatttgggcatggttccctcaaatgcacaagtgtCATGTCTTTATGCCCCCTGTGTGGACACTCAGGTCATTCTAAGACGGTGCTTCTCTTCCCAATCTCACTGCATCAATTGcagtgatgcccaccctaccttctcttgCACGTGTTCAACTACAAATTTGAGAAAGCCATCCTCAGTTAGAAACATCATaatcgtttatcttttcctgaggcgagacgccaagtACACCATCTTCCATCTTTCTCTGGCGTGTCTATGCTCATGTGTTGCGTTCCACTTCTTGCCCTCTCCCTTTTTCTCAGTTTTGATTCATTTTTGAGTTTGAGTCCAAAactaaccatttccaactatttttatactacaaacaacataatttgaattgccttgccacatataattattaaatattcaactagaaacctcaacttaccttcttgtttatcttcttgattgatgcaacacatcttgaagttaaaaattcttgacaatttacataacctatactaacagaacactaaaattaacacataaaattactgtacagttccttAGGCAAACTTAGTTTTCACTGCCAGCTgcagaagcctcactggttgaaggcatttggcttgcctgtgacgcctcatttGTTGAAGGCActgggcttgcctgtgacgcctcacttgttgaaggcgctgggcttgcctatgacgcctcacttgttgaaggcactggGCTTGACTGTGACGCCTCAATTGTTGAAGGCgctgggcttgcctgtgacgcctcacttgttgaaggcgctgggcttgcctgtgacgcctcacttgttgaaggcgctgggcttgactgtgacgcctcacttgttgaaggcgctgggcttgcctgtgacgcctcacttgttgaagacgttgggcttgcctgtgacgcctcacttgttgaaggcgctgggcttgcctgtgacgcctcacttgttgaaggcgctgggcttgcctgtgacgcctcacttgttgaaggcgctgggcttgcctgtgacgcctcacttgttgaaggcgctgggcttgcctgtgacgcctcacttgttgaaggcgctgggcttgcctgtgacgccttacttgttgaaggcgctgggcttgactgtgacgcctcacttgttgaaggcgctgggcttgcctgtgctgtctcacttgttgaaggtgctggTTTGATTTAAATATCATATAAGAATCAAGTGTTgcttgccttctgtgttcactggccagttgtatgatcagctctttTGTTCACCTCAGGTACTGATACATGTTTCCAACTTCTGGATGAGCACAATTGGATGAAAAATGTATTAATCCGTCAACATAGATCATGCGTACACTGTATTTTGTGGTCATTGGTGTTGGTTCTTCACTGCCTTCTTCATCCTCCATCTCTACGTCGACCTCACCAGTAATAGAATGGAGAATCTCgtcttcactcatcacaccatatcctgGGTCATTGGCATCATTTTCAAGCCAATCAACCATATCCTGTCTAAGTTTTTGCCGGCATTTCTAAACATTCcatggatttcatctgtaaatccttcaaaatccatttcttcATCCTCCTCATTTCTGACCATAGATGTGAGGAGTTTTTTCCAGGAGTTTTTCAAAGTCGATTCCTTTACTTCACTCCACACCATGGCCCAGTTATGGATGGCTTCCTTGATTGTAtagttcttcaaattctcaatttttttttttttagccccTGTTATCCACACCGAGTTCAATATCTTCCGGAAGAGGCAAAACCACCAAAACTTCGTTTAGCATTTTTTTGGTGTACAACCTCTTCGTGGCACAGATAACTCCCTGATCCATAGGCTGTATGAGAGAGATTGTGTTAGGAGGAAGTGCCATACATGTTGTCTTGCCATCATGTGAGGTTAACGTGTCAATTTTGGGGTGGGCAGATGCATTATCAAGCAGCAGCAAAGCCCGAACTTCACTTGGCCTTACTTGATAGGCACGAACTTTCCTGCAGAACAAGTCATGAAACCAGGAAAGAAAGATCTGTGTAAACCATGCATTTTGTGAGTTATAATAATTGACTGGCAGTCTGTCCAtgcaatgttgcaaggctctcgatttatttgatttgccaacaattgcacacGTGATTCTGTTTGTGCCGTCGGCTATTGCACACATCATGGCCGATAGCCTGTCCTTGTTGACCTTACGGcctggcacacaaccctcactcctcattgctagagTTTTTTCTGATAAACTCCTCCAATACAGCCCAGTTTCAccagcattataaatttgataagaatataaattatttgccaAAATGTATGCTCTTATTTTCTCtttaaatggttctacactgctttcaTCTGCACTCAATTTTTCACAGACAATTTTCCTCTTCGCAATATTGTGCCTACCcttgaaccttgcaacccacccttcactcGCTTTGAAATCCTTTATTCCAAGGCTTGCTGCAAATCTGCTTGCATCAGTTTGTATTTCTGGGCCGTGAATTCTCACGCCAGCTGTGCggtgctgagcaaaccacttgtacaTGGTCTCATCCAACTATACATGTGTCGAAGTTTTCATAGTCTTTCTACCACAccctctgctagtgcttgcaccttcactttcacaggttgaaatgtattttataattttctctttttgtttcctaataacagaaacagtactagtgcctatattaaattCCTTGACAACACTTGAGCTCGACCGGCCATTTTCACAAAGTTGTAAAACACACAGCTTGTCCTTAATTGtttggacaaccttcttcctcttaacacctccgaaatgattcatgctgctaccagacatagtcttggccaaaaatgttcaaagttactacgaaaataaaaaaagttatttaaaaaaatatttcactaatggcacgGCACTGGGTAGAGATAGagagcacatgggttgaccaggcaTGGACACGTCCAGTCAGGGCAAGGAGGcaagttacgtaggccgccagcaggaaaaaaatataaaaaatatgtatttatatatatatatgtatatatatatatgtttcattgaatatgaccgcatattctgtatttattattttctggtttagggcttctatccctctaactattttcttagcatcagggcttaattggaataggagttctccaaaactcattttcgtacttttaaggtgaagaaaagaagtgatttactatagagtgtattacacttatttgtataatttgcacgacgtttcgaacctccatggttcattctcaagtgaacaatcttacaatactagttgattttatacccgcattaggtcaggtgataatacaatgaaggtgaaaaacatggggggatacataagggataaacataggggctgcagaaggcttattggcccatacgaggcatctcctatctaaacacaaagattaatccagtgtaattggcctgttatgttggacattgtcttctgtgttggcatcgatatgttcttgtcttgtccttactctcatggtgggtagagtaaatagttccgtgatttgggtgttcatggtaggtcgctctattcttatgtgaattgcctcaagaatttgtaatcttcttgaatcttgggttttatctattatgcaagtattcttgttcaacatttctcttgttagagtaatgtcatgggcttgtctcatgtgattcctaggggcaccagattgaagatggcatgtcaaacgcctcgtcagcttggtcgacgtcatacctatgtacttacattgaaggttacatccttcgtgggggcaagtgtacatgtatacaacgcttgactgctgtagagggttctccgtcggcttcgggctgtttttgataaggagttcggaagtcttcttggttttgtagaatattatcaggtttatgttttggttaggagtagtgctttttactcctttacggattatttctttcattattctttcctcttttatatgttcactgtgcatggttgatttgtaatataattttattgggggtgttgtggtttctgttctaggttctgaattataccaacggtccaagtgtcttcttatagcagcgtttatttccgcgttgctatatccgttgttcaccaatacctgagttactctttcaaactctctactcacgttgctccattcagagcagtgggtaagcgctcgacgaatataagcattgagaacactggctttgtatctttgggggcactcacttctaccgttcaggcataatcctatgttggtgggcttggtatatacgttggtgcttaaagaggttcctgtttttgttattagtacatccaagaatggcagactgttattttcactattttcatgtttaaatcggagtactgactctctctctaggtgtctttttaggtcaattagttcatctgagtcttttactattacgaatatgtcatctacataacggcagtatacagttggtttttgtctgctactgaagaccctatcttcgatggttcccatataaaaattagcaaataaaactcctaagggggagcccattgctacttcgtctatctgtaaatacatgtctccttgtggactgatgaaaggggcttcctttgtacatgcttcgagaagacttttcaagtgtggctcaggtatgtctaatttgggggtgctctcgtctctgtatactctgtccagtatcattcctatggttgtgtcgactgggacgttggtaaaaagggattcaacgtccagggaagcgatgattccatcgggctgggtagatttgatcaattcaaggaaatctgctgatgattgtagactaaacttacttggagtgtatggagttaggagttcattgagtttttttgccaggtgataagttggggttggtatttggctgattatagggcgtagtgggttacctggtttatgcgtcttaacattgccgtaagcatatcctaagccatagtcgccttgaagtttattgaaatgcacactacctttctttgcgttgattgctgtaattgttttgtttactttccgcttaaggtcttctacggggttcctcgtgattcgttgaaatttggagtcgtcacttaggatgtcgctaattttgttcatgtattcatgggtaggaatcaatacatatgctgctgttttgtcggcttttcttattgttacgtctttcagattttttagattttttagttttagattttttagttatatatatatgtatatatatatgtatatatatatgtatatatatatatgtatatatatatatatatatatatatatatatatatatatatatatgtatatatatatatgtatatatatatgtgtatatatatatatatataactgaaaactcacaccccagaagtgactcgaacccatactcccacaactggtatgtacagggacgccttaatccgcttgaccatcacgaccggacaaaaggaagtgatagccgaggctatatgaaccacttccccgccggcactcggatggtaatcttgggcatagcattttatcaaatcacctcattctttggggcacacgtgaggaacacaaatgcaaacaagcctgaatggtccccaggactatatacaactgaaaactcacaccccagaagtgactcgaacccatactcccacaactggtatgtacagggacgccttaatccgcttgaccatcacgaccggacaaaaggaagtgatagccgaggctatatgaaccacttccccgccggcactcggatggtaatcttgggcatagcattttatcaaatcacctcattctttggggcacacgtgaggaacacaaatgcaaacaagcctgaatggtccccaggactatatacaactgaaaactcacaccccagaagtgactcgaacccatactcccacaactggtatgtacagggacgccttaatccgcttgaccatcacgaccggacaaaaggaagtgatagccgaggctatatgaaccacttccccgccggcactcggatggtaatcttgggcatagcattttatcaaatcacctcattctttggggcacacgtgaggaacacaaatgcaaaccagcctgaatggtccccaggactatatacaactgaaaactcacaccccagaagtgactcgaacccatactcccacaactggtatgtacagggacgccttaatccgcttgaccatcacgaccggacaaaaggaagtgatagccgaggctatatgaaccacttccccgccggcactcggatggtaatcttgggcatagcattttatcaaatcacctcattctttgtccggtcgtgatggtcaagcggattaaggcgtccctgtacataccagttgtgggagtatgggttcgagtcacttctggggtgtgagttttcagttgtatatagtcctggggaccattcaggcttgtttgcatatatatatatgtatatatatatatgtatatatgtatatatatatatgtatatatatatatatgtatatatatatatatatatatatatatatatatatatatgtcgtacctagtagccagaactcacttctcagcctactatgcaaggcccgatttgcctaataagccaagttttcatgaattaatgttttttcgtctacctaacctacctaacctaacctaacctagctttttttggctacctaacctaaccttacctatatatataggttaggttaggttaggtagggttggttaggttcggtcatatatctacgttaattttaactccaataaaaaaaaattgacctcatacatagtgaaaagggtagctttatcatttcataagaaaaaaattatagtaaataaattaattcaggaaaacttggcttattaggcaaatcgggccttgaatagtaggctgagaagtgagttctggcaactaggtacgacatatatatatatatatatatatatatgtatatatgtcgtacctagtagccagaactcacttctcagcctactatgcaaggcccgatatgcctaataagccaagttttcatatatctactttaattttatctccaataaaaaacaattgacctcatacataatgaaatggggagctttatcatttcataagaaaaaaaatagagaaaatat contains:
- the LOC138360242 gene encoding tigger transposable element-derived protein 7-like, whose amino-acid sequence is MRREELEAQLRREEQERKIQLRREEQEREAQQRSKEVGLRRQEIEAKKEVELKRIELGLRVPALPPQEDRRLDETMYKWFAQHRTAGVRIHGPEIQTDASRFAASLGIKDFKASEGWVARFKGRHNIAKRKIVCEKLSADESSVEPFKEKIRAYILANNLYSYQIYNAGETGLYWRSLSEKTLAMRSEGCVPGRKVNKDRLSAMMCAIADGTNRITCAIVGKSNKSRALQHCMDRLPVNYYNSQNAWFTQIFLSWFHDLFCRKVRAYQVRPSEVRALLLLDNASAHPKIDTLTSHDGKTTCMALPPNTISLIQPMDQGVICATKRLYTKKMLNEVLVVLPLPEDIELGVDNRG